From Streptomyces durmitorensis, a single genomic window includes:
- a CDS encoding CGNR zinc finger domain-containing protein has product MNDRASAPGALALVQALVNTLDLESGADALDTSEGRAPFGVAPGAELTAARELRESLRAACLAHAGHAPHAPVPPLSQLLMGAPLLVKISEEDGSAELTPAEPSKLASRVAAAIAEAVTAGTWSRLKACEAADCHWAYYDRSPASRSRWCDMGVCGARAKMRAYRARKTPPPGQR; this is encoded by the coding sequence ATGAATGACAGAGCATCTGCTCCAGGAGCTCTCGCGCTGGTCCAGGCGCTGGTGAACACCCTGGACCTGGAGTCGGGCGCGGACGCGCTCGACACGTCGGAGGGCCGCGCGCCGTTCGGCGTCGCGCCGGGCGCCGAGCTGACGGCCGCGCGCGAACTGCGGGAGTCGCTACGAGCGGCGTGCCTGGCACACGCGGGCCACGCCCCACACGCACCGGTGCCCCCGCTCTCTCAACTCCTCATGGGGGCACCGCTGTTGGTGAAGATCTCAGAGGAGGACGGCTCGGCGGAACTGACCCCCGCGGAGCCGTCCAAGCTCGCCTCGCGGGTGGCGGCGGCCATCGCGGAGGCGGTGACAGCGGGCACCTGGTCCCGGCTCAAGGCATGCGAGGCCGCGGACTGCCACTGGGCGTACTACGACCGAAGCCCGGCGAGCCGCAGCAGATGGTGCGACATGGGCGTATGCGGCGCCCGAGCAAAGATGCGGGCGTACCGAGCCCGCAAAACGCCACCCCCCGGCCAACGCTGA
- a CDS encoding VOC family protein, with protein MPLAKLGYVVLDCPDPLALATFYAAVIGGTPKRDDDDWAHLEGQDGTPLAFQAAPGHVPPQWPAATHSQQFHLDLDVPQAEMDAVEKEVLALGATVLDAEDRERSFRVYADPAGHPFCLCAC; from the coding sequence ATGCCGCTCGCCAAACTCGGCTACGTCGTACTCGACTGCCCCGACCCCCTCGCGCTCGCCACCTTCTACGCGGCCGTCATCGGCGGCACCCCCAAGCGCGACGACGACGACTGGGCCCACCTCGAGGGCCAGGACGGCACGCCGCTCGCGTTCCAGGCCGCCCCCGGCCACGTACCGCCGCAGTGGCCCGCGGCGACGCACTCGCAGCAGTTCCATCTGGACCTCGACGTGCCGCAGGCGGAGATGGACGCCGTCGAGAAGGAGGTGCTCGCGCTCGGCGCCACCGTGCTCGACGCGGAGGATCGCGAGCGGAGTTTCCGGGTGTACGCCGACCCGGCCGGGCACCCGTTCTGTCTCTGCGCCTGCTGA